From one Meles meles chromosome 18, mMelMel3.1 paternal haplotype, whole genome shotgun sequence genomic stretch:
- the LYRM9 gene encoding LYR motif-containing protein 9, protein MAPLPGAELVQRPLQLYRYLLRCCQQLPTKGIQEHYKHAVRQSFRVHSDEDNPERIQQIIKRAIEDADWIMNKYKKQN, encoded by the exons ATGGCCCCACTACCAGGGGCAGAGCTGGTCCAGAGGCCGCTGCAGCTCTACCGATATCTGCTGCGCTGTTGCCAGCAGCTGCCAACCAAGGGCATCCAGGAGCATTACAAACATGCTGTCAGGCAG AGTTTCCGGGTTCATTCAGATGAAGACAATCCTGAGAGAATCCAGCAGATTATTAAAAGAGCCATTGAAGATGCAGACTGGATCATGAACAAA tataaaaaacaaaactga